DNA from Sulfodiicoccus acidiphilus:
TCCGAGCCTCCTGTACATCTGGGCGAACTCTAGGGCCAGTGCCCTCCCGCCTAAGATGACCAGCGAATCCACTTTCTTGTCAGGGGAGAGGGCCTCCACGTTTGTCCAGTAACCAACCTCCCTTAGTCCTGGGACGTCAGGGACAGCCGGCGACGAACCTGTGGCCACGACGAACTTCTTAGCCTCCACAGTCGCGGGGCCAACCTTAAGCGAGTGAGGTGATGTGAAGTGGGCCTTACCCTCAAATACCTCGGCGTCGTAGGTAGAGAGGACGTCCTCGTACTTCTCTCTCCTCAGGGAGGAGACCAACTGCTCCTTCTCCTCGAACGTCTTCCTGAAGGGAGGAAAGCATTCTGTATCGCAAACTTCCCTAGCGTACCTGTAAACCTCCCCGGCTCTCAGGACCTTCTTGGAAGGGACGCATCCAACGTTCACACACGTCCCCCCTATGGGGCCAGTGCCTACCAGCGCGGGTTTCACACCTAACTCGTTGGCCTTTATTAGCGCGGCGAACCCCGCGGCCCCGTAACCTACTATGGCTAGCTCTCTCACCCTACCACCGTGTAGTGAAGGATAGTGTAGTTGTGACGCGTACCAGCCGAGGCATTCCTGAGTGCCTCCCTTATCAAGTCTTCCCCGAGTTCCCTTGTTAGGCTCAGACTGACGAGGGCCCTCCCCGAAGGTAGCAGCTCCACCTTCACTTCCCTGACGCCCTCCAAAGACTTCAGGGCTTCCTCGACTCTCCTGGCACACCTGTCACAAGTCACGTCAGTTACGGTGAGCTCGGCCCTGAACTCACTCAACAACACGTCGCCCCTGCCGATTTCCTCTCGAAGTCGTCGGCGCAGTGGGAGCAACAGAAGTAATGGGTTGCCCCGTTGAGGTCCCTAGCGTAGACCTCGCCCTCATTTAGGGGGGCTCCGCAGTTCTCGCACTTCATTTCTTCCTTGCGGTTCAATCTCATGTTCAACTTCAATTTCTCACCCAGTTCCACTGCTGAGAGGACTATTATAAATATTTCTATAACTGAACACTTGTTCATGTATATGATTATTGAGAATGCCTGTCTTCTAGTCGAGACATATTAGCTCTTAATACTGTGACCACATGTGACTCGTTTCGTTCTTTCCTTGGACGAGGGCACTACCAGTGCGAGGGCCGCGGTGTTCAGCGAGGAAGCGGAACTCGTCGGCTTCGGTCAGTACGAGTTCCCCCAGTTCTTTCCACGTCCTGGGTGGGTGGAGCAGGACCCCGAGGCCATATGGGAGGCCCAGCTCAAGGCCATCAGGGACGCCCTGCGAACTGCTAAGGTCGAACCTTCCCAGATCTCGGCCGTGGGGGTGACGAACCAGAGGGAGACCACCGTCGTTTGGGACGCGAGGACTGGGAGGCCAGTGTACAACGCCATAGTCTGGCAGGACAGGAGGACGGCCAAGTTCACGGACGAGCTGAGGAACAACTACGCCGAGTTCTTTAAGGAGAGGACAGGCCTGATCCCCGACCCCTACTTCAGCGCCTCTAAGTTGATCTGGTTGTTGGATAACGTTCCTGGCCTCAGGGAGAAAGCGGAGAAGGGAGACGTGAAGTTCGGAACGATAGACACATACCTCATATGGAAGTTGACTGGAGGAAAGGCTCACGTAACCGACTACAGCAACGCGTCTAGGACTATGCTGTTCAACCTGAGGAGGTTGGAGTGGGACGACGACATTGTTGAATTGCTTAAGGTTCCTCAATCTATTCTCCCAGAGCCCCTGCCATCTAGCTGGAACTAC
Protein-coding regions in this window:
- a CDS encoding transcriptional regulator encodes the protein MRLNRKEEMKCENCGAPLNEGEVYARDLNGATHYFCCSHCADDFERKSAGATCC
- a CDS encoding heavy-metal-associated domain-containing protein, with translation MSEFRAELTVTDVTCDRCARRVEEALKSLEGVREVKVELLPSGRALVSLSLTRELGEDLIREALRNASAGTRHNYTILHYTVVG